The following proteins are encoded in a genomic region of Methylobacterium tardum:
- a CDS encoding carboxymuconolactone decarboxylase family protein — protein sequence MAQTSWGAPEHEPRFPQLTMETLTPAQRPLGEKIMKISSVGLAGPYNPMIRSPEMAQRMYDLLDYLRWHTSVPTRLNEFAILIQGRLWRSQVEWYAHYPLAIKAGLSEQVAADLKANKRPEGMKPDEVAVYDFCMELSTKHAVSDESFARAKQVLGEQGVVDLTALTGTYVTVAMLLSMAEEGVPPGKEPRSKPASGKTRLSRY from the coding sequence ATGGCTCAGACCTCCTGGGGAGCACCTGAGCACGAGCCGCGGTTCCCGCAACTAACAATGGAGACGCTCACGCCTGCCCAGCGTCCGCTCGGCGAAAAGATCATGAAGATCTCAAGCGTCGGGCTCGCCGGCCCCTACAATCCGATGATCCGCAGCCCCGAGATGGCGCAGCGGATGTACGACCTCCTCGACTACCTGCGCTGGCACACTTCCGTGCCGACACGGCTGAACGAGTTCGCAATCTTAATCCAGGGGCGCCTCTGGCGCTCGCAGGTAGAATGGTACGCGCACTACCCGCTGGCGATCAAAGCTGGCCTGTCCGAACAGGTTGCGGCCGATCTTAAGGCGAACAAACGCCCGGAGGGCATGAAGCCGGACGAGGTCGCGGTGTACGACTTCTGCATGGAACTCTCTACGAAGCACGCCGTTTCGGACGAGTCGTTCGCCCGAGCCAAGCAGGTGCTGGGTGAGCAAGGCGTGGTCGACCTGACAGCCCTGACCGGCACCTACGTGACTGTGGCCATGCTGCTGAGCATGGCCGAGGAAGGGGTCCCGCCGGGCAAGGAGCCCCGTTCAAAGCCGGCGAGCGGTAAAACACGCCTCAGCCGGTATTGA
- a CDS encoding MFS transporter — protein MDATQASSHRSVDGAVVMRRVGWRIVPFLVLCYFIAYVDRVNAGFAALTMNKDLGLSQAMFGIGGGLFFVAYVLFEVPSNIAMEKVGARLWIARIMITWGLVGVAMAFVVGPYSFYLCRFLLGAAEAGFFPGVILYLTYWFPKAYRARIVAMFMVAIPISSFLGSPISASLLQLEGAAGLHGWQWLFIVEAIPAVLLGLAALFVLPSRPSEAKWLAPGEQAWLQDQLDADRSGASPVAHHLPLHKVLTNKYVWALALIYSGSSATSNALSLWQPQILKAFGLSNLETGLLNMIPFGIASVFMIFWGLRADRTGERVWSTALPLAATCLCLFATNLTSSLTVTMVLLSLVLMGNYAIKGPFWAMATDWLSAGTAAAGIAAINTLSHLGTGIASWLLGVIKDQTGSFPLALLPLVLLTGSGAIMTLILGRGTRARAAAPTPAAAE, from the coding sequence ATGGACGCCACTCAAGCTTCATCCCACCGGTCCGTCGACGGTGCCGTGGTCATGCGGCGGGTAGGCTGGCGGATCGTCCCGTTCCTGGTGCTCTGCTACTTCATCGCCTACGTCGACCGGGTGAACGCGGGCTTCGCCGCCCTCACGATGAACAAGGATCTCGGCCTCTCGCAGGCGATGTTCGGCATCGGCGGCGGCCTGTTCTTCGTCGCCTACGTGCTGTTCGAGGTGCCGAGCAACATCGCGATGGAGAAGGTCGGCGCGCGCCTCTGGATCGCGCGCATCATGATCACCTGGGGCCTCGTCGGCGTGGCGATGGCCTTCGTGGTCGGCCCCTACAGCTTCTACCTATGCCGGTTCCTCCTGGGGGCGGCCGAGGCCGGGTTCTTCCCTGGCGTGATCCTCTACCTCACCTACTGGTTCCCCAAGGCGTACCGGGCCCGGATCGTCGCCATGTTCATGGTCGCGATCCCGATCTCCAGCTTCCTCGGATCGCCCATTTCGGCCTCCCTGCTGCAGCTCGAAGGCGCGGCCGGGCTGCACGGCTGGCAGTGGCTGTTCATCGTTGAGGCGATCCCGGCCGTGCTGCTGGGCCTTGCCGCCCTGTTCGTGCTGCCGAGCCGGCCTTCAGAGGCGAAGTGGCTCGCGCCTGGGGAACAGGCGTGGCTGCAGGATCAGTTAGATGCAGATCGCTCCGGCGCTTCTCCGGTCGCGCACCACCTGCCGCTGCACAAGGTGCTGACGAACAAGTACGTCTGGGCGCTGGCGCTGATCTACTCGGGCTCGTCGGCCACCAGCAACGCCCTATCGCTGTGGCAGCCTCAGATCCTCAAGGCGTTCGGCCTGTCCAACCTGGAAACCGGGCTCCTGAACATGATCCCGTTCGGCATCGCCTCGGTGTTCATGATCTTCTGGGGCCTGCGCGCCGACCGGACGGGCGAGCGGGTGTGGAGCACCGCCCTGCCGCTGGCGGCGACCTGCCTTTGCCTGTTCGCCACCAACCTCACCAGCTCGCTCACGGTGACGATGGTCCTGCTGAGCCTCGTCCTCATGGGCAACTACGCCATCAAGGGGCCGTTCTGGGCGATGGCGACCGATTGGCTCTCGGCGGGCACGGCGGCGGCCGGGATCGCGGCGATCAACACGCTCTCGCATCTCGGCACCGGGATCGCCTCGTGGCTGCTCGGCGTGATCAAGGATCAGACCGGCAGCTTCCCCCTCGCCCTGCTGCCGCTCGTGCTCCTGACTGGCTCGGGCGCGATCATGACCCTGATCCTGGGGCGTGGCACACGGGCTCGCGCTGCCGCACCCACGCCTGCCGCCGCTGAATGA
- a CDS encoding cupin domain-containing protein translates to METERRFFLGGLAFGVGAVASGRALGADGDGRAAGKEASSSASFVRTIPRKTGAAQAFTGHLDGGAIKATSGGWARDLTARQLPIATGIAGAHLFLNPGGVREMHWHSSAEWAYVIAGQCR, encoded by the coding sequence GTGGAGACAGAGCGGCGCTTTTTTCTCGGCGGCCTCGCCTTCGGCGTCGGCGCCGTTGCGTCCGGCCGGGCGCTTGGAGCCGACGGCGATGGCCGGGCCGCCGGCAAGGAGGCTTCGTCCTCCGCAAGCTTCGTCCGGACGATCCCGCGCAAGACCGGTGCAGCCCAGGCTTTCACCGGGCACCTCGACGGGGGGGCGATCAAGGCAACGTCGGGAGGATGGGCCCGCGATCTGACCGCTCGTCAGCTGCCAATCGCGACTGGCATCGCGGGCGCCCACCTGTTCCTCAATCCGGGCGGGGTGCGCGAGATGCACTGGCACTCCTCGGCGGAGTGGGCCTACGTCATCGCCGGCCAGTGCCGGTGA
- a CDS encoding cupin domain-containing protein yields the protein MTIVDPDGGLEVVNFGPGDTWSFPAGHAHAIQTLGEAPCHAILAFDDGLYGDHGTFGLSDWLSRLDPTTLQAAFNIPDAVSRNLPEGEVYIAQGPVIPLDGAVARDERRVNAAASHRYALAQAQPVIACAAGTLRVAPAQAFPMSTTMTGFSETLLPGAVHAPHWHPGANEWHFLLEGRTRVTVFEPEKRLATAELMPGDCAYFPKAAAHMIENIGTEPCAFVGVHDSPAHQECSLSQWLALAPRQVIAANLGLREDELAGLPKEAIAFARSA from the coding sequence GTGACGATCGTCGATCCCGATGGCGGCCTCGAGGTCGTGAACTTCGGTCCCGGCGACACGTGGTCGTTTCCGGCCGGTCATGCCCACGCGATCCAGACGTTGGGCGAGGCGCCCTGTCACGCGATCTTGGCCTTTGACGATGGCCTCTATGGGGATCACGGCACCTTTGGCCTGAGTGACTGGCTTAGCCGTCTCGACCCCACGACCCTGCAGGCCGCGTTCAACATCCCGGATGCAGTCAGCCGCAACCTGCCGGAGGGCGAGGTCTACATAGCGCAGGGGCCGGTCATCCCGCTGGACGGGGCCGTCGCGCGCGACGAGCGTCGCGTCAACGCCGCGGCCTCCCACCGGTACGCCCTAGCCCAGGCTCAGCCCGTGATCGCGTGTGCGGCCGGGACGCTGCGCGTTGCGCCCGCCCAGGCCTTCCCGATGTCGACCACCATGACGGGCTTCAGCGAGACGCTGCTCCCGGGCGCCGTGCACGCGCCGCACTGGCACCCCGGGGCGAATGAGTGGCACTTCCTGCTCGAAGGCCGCACGCGTGTGACGGTGTTCGAGCCCGAGAAGCGGCTCGCCACGGCGGAGCTGATGCCGGGCGACTGTGCCTACTTCCCGAAAGCCGCCGCGCACATGATCGAGAATATCGGAACCGAGCCCTGCGCGTTCGTGGGCGTGCACGACAGTCCTGCGCACCAGGAGTGTTCGCTCTCGCAGTGGCTGGCGCTGGCTCCCCGGCAGGTCATCGCGGCCAATCTTGGCCTGCGCGAGGATGAGCTCGCGGGTTTGCCGAAGGAGGCGATCGCCTTCGCGCGGTCCGCGTGA
- a CDS encoding DUF3829 domain-containing protein produces MPEAARPNIRQGIGTLRESFRDAVSRNTAARPTVAYQCAQAHEAVRKSMVDAFKCDFPAPPPASQALLQAAPPAASAQAPARGAVPATPPPPSPEMQELAKVNAYTEVQNHLVRSHPLERQLAEYRRDNERVLKLGTKLGANAWYHFGIADFDGVIDELDKATALPGTIPEVDSQATRLLAALRELNPVLKALTRYQTTREFKEDGYKFAREQHPILVPKVEAAAKAMDAYGTALFERELARDERRMASLAEDAPARRLLATSLALRRAVQRFEALAPRSDTAPFLAALSDVSTANRQLGATFDGMNPKANSSCTGYADTVASVIGHGRDVARDIKAKADPSQPARLFNDAYNRSVRDLESCQRYENRVRPS; encoded by the coding sequence GTGCCGGAGGCCGCCCGCCCCAACATCCGGCAGGGCATCGGCACGCTGCGCGAGAGCTTCCGCGACGCCGTCAGCCGCAACACGGCCGCCCGCCCGACGGTCGCCTACCAGTGCGCCCAGGCCCATGAGGCCGTGCGTAAGAGCATGGTCGACGCCTTCAAGTGCGACTTCCCCGCTCCGCCGCCGGCCTCCCAGGCTCTGCTGCAAGCCGCGCCACCCGCGGCCTCGGCACAAGCGCCGGCCAGGGGGGCCGTGCCCGCCACCCCACCCCCGCCGAGCCCCGAGATGCAGGAGCTGGCGAAGGTGAACGCCTACACCGAGGTGCAGAACCACCTCGTGCGTTCCCATCCCCTGGAACGGCAGCTCGCCGAATACCGACGCGACAACGAGCGCGTGCTCAAGCTCGGCACGAAGCTGGGCGCCAACGCCTGGTACCATTTCGGCATCGCCGACTTCGACGGGGTGATCGACGAACTGGACAAGGCGACCGCCCTGCCGGGGACCATTCCCGAGGTCGATTCCCAGGCCACCCGGCTGCTCGCAGCCTTGCGCGAGCTCAACCCAGTACTGAAGGCGCTGACCCGTTATCAGACCACGCGAGAGTTCAAGGAGGACGGCTACAAGTTCGCCCGCGAGCAGCATCCGATCCTCGTGCCCAAGGTCGAAGCCGCCGCTAAGGCGATGGACGCCTACGGCACCGCCCTGTTCGAGCGCGAGCTCGCCCGGGACGAGCGGCGGATGGCGTCGCTGGCGGAGGACGCCCCAGCACGCCGACTGCTCGCCACCAGCTTGGCGCTACGCCGGGCAGTGCAGCGCTTCGAAGCCCTGGCGCCAAGATCCGATACCGCCCCGTTCCTGGCCGCTCTCAGCGACGTGTCGACCGCGAATCGACAGCTCGGGGCGACGTTCGACGGCATGAACCCCAAAGCGAATTCGTCGTGCACCGGATACGCGGACACGGTGGCGAGCGTGATCGGCCACGGCCGCGACGTCGCGCGAGACATCAAGGCGAAAGCTGACCCGAGCCAGCCGGCGCGGCTGTTCAACGACGCCTACAACCGCTCGGTGCGCGATCTCGAATCCTGCCAGCGGTACGAGAATAGGGTGCGGCCGAGCTGA
- a CDS encoding amidohydrolase family protein has product MITRRVFQGALAGFTAAGAWTHVARAEDTATTAVDAHAHVFRRGLPLAANIRYAPDYDATPEDYLKTLEANGISNAVLVQPSFLGTDNSYLLDALKRYPDRFRGIAVVQPDISPDTLREFASEGIVGVRLNLIGAQNPQFDTGPWPMFLKRLSDLGWQVEIQAEARRWPELLPLLLESGVTIVADHFGKPDPKLDVDDPGFRELLKAGASGRVWVKISGSYRNGAGLPEAAMPLLRDSFGLDHLVWGSDWPHTQFEKATNYTTVRRELDVWLPEASDRKIVLIDAPRKLFWSRGR; this is encoded by the coding sequence ATGATCACACGACGGGTGTTCCAAGGTGCCCTTGCGGGCTTCACTGCTGCAGGCGCTTGGACGCATGTGGCTCGCGCAGAAGACACCGCTACGACAGCGGTCGACGCTCACGCGCACGTCTTCAGACGCGGACTGCCACTGGCCGCCAACATCCGCTACGCGCCGGACTACGATGCGACCCCTGAGGATTACCTCAAGACCTTGGAGGCCAATGGCATCTCGAACGCTGTTCTGGTTCAGCCGAGCTTCCTCGGAACCGACAACAGCTACCTGCTGGATGCCCTGAAGCGCTATCCCGACCGCTTCCGCGGCATCGCGGTGGTGCAACCCGACATATCGCCCGACACTCTGCGCGAGTTTGCTTCGGAGGGCATAGTAGGCGTCCGGCTCAACCTGATCGGCGCACAGAACCCGCAGTTCGACACCGGGCCGTGGCCGATGTTCCTGAAACGGCTGTCCGATCTCGGCTGGCAGGTCGAGATCCAGGCTGAAGCTCGCCGCTGGCCGGAGTTGCTGCCCCTTCTGCTCGAGAGCGGCGTGACGATCGTCGCTGACCATTTCGGCAAGCCCGACCCAAAGCTCGACGTCGATGATCCGGGCTTTCGCGAGTTGCTGAAGGCAGGCGCCAGTGGCCGTGTCTGGGTCAAGATCTCCGGCTCTTATCGCAACGGGGCCGGCTTGCCCGAGGCTGCGATGCCGCTGCTGCGCGACAGCTTCGGCTTGGATCATCTCGTCTGGGGCAGCGATTGGCCGCACACACAGTTTGAGAAGGCGACGAACTACACGACCGTACGTCGGGAGCTAGACGTCTGGTTGCCAGAGGCAAGTGATCGCAAAATTGTTTTGATTGACGCTCCCCGTAAGCTATTTTGGAGCCGCGGGAGGTAA
- a CDS encoding S1/P1 nuclease, producing MHMSRVVLTGSVFAACALLHPAPGLAWGDEGHRIVGRIALPLLTPAALAQVDTLLAADDDALTERDFVARTVWADRWRDSDRNSSKVRYTATQQWHFADIEIAHPDLSDACAGQRPLPEGTPASQGPARDCVADKVEQFAAELTDVSLPQAERILALKFLLHFTGDLHQPLHAADNHDQGGNQVQVLFSHHHVASRLHAYWDTAVVQRIGRDEAAVAQDLSATFAAQSAAWQQGRPADWAQESFAAARDVVYTLPSTAVPDEHGTPAYPLDQAYEQRAEATARQQLAKAGFRLAALLNAALR from the coding sequence ATGCACATGTCTCGCGTGGTTCTGACGGGTTCTGTCTTCGCCGCATGCGCTCTGCTGCATCCTGCGCCCGGTCTGGCCTGGGGCGACGAGGGCCACCGCATCGTCGGTCGCATTGCCCTTCCGTTGTTGACGCCCGCGGCGCTGGCGCAAGTCGACACCCTGCTCGCGGCCGACGACGACGCGCTCACCGAGCGAGATTTCGTTGCCCGCACGGTCTGGGCCGACCGCTGGCGGGACTCGGATCGCAACTCCAGCAAGGTCCGCTACACCGCTACTCAGCAGTGGCACTTCGCCGATATCGAGATCGCCCATCCCGATCTCTCGGACGCCTGCGCGGGCCAGAGGCCGCTGCCAGAGGGAACACCCGCGAGCCAGGGACCAGCGCGCGACTGCGTCGCCGACAAGGTCGAGCAATTCGCAGCCGAACTCACCGACGTCAGCCTGCCGCAGGCCGAGCGGATCCTGGCGCTCAAGTTCCTGCTGCACTTCACCGGTGACCTGCACCAGCCGCTGCACGCGGCCGACAACCACGATCAGGGCGGCAACCAAGTGCAGGTGTTGTTCAGCCATCACCATGTGGCCAGCCGGCTGCACGCCTATTGGGACACGGCAGTGGTCCAGCGGATCGGGCGCGACGAAGCGGCGGTGGCTCAGGATCTGTCTGCGACCTTCGCTGCTCAAAGCGCCGCCTGGCAGCAGGGTCGACCGGCTGATTGGGCGCAGGAGAGCTTCGCGGCCGCGCGGGATGTGGTCTATACCCTGCCGTCAACGGCGGTGCCGGATGAGCACGGCACGCCGGCCTACCCGCTGGATCAAGCCTACGAGCAGAGGGCTGAAGCCACAGCCCGCCAACAGCTCGCAAAAGCAGGCTTTCGCCTGGCCGCACTGCTGAATGCTGCCCTCCGCTAG
- a CDS encoding M48 family metallopeptidase, with translation MIMPLHQDRRGSRRLPPVVWLVAWVVGVPALLGGLAAWEIERGLASAESYTRRLVELPVSVVQLRLLAAIDPYASVRFEGGRTAYGAALAADKAQEALAAVTRDLPLARARAWVPYATLGGALLALLAGLAALAGGGAAGLWARRSRDALLASFGLVRRLLPVLLGLQIVGLSLAVLAAALFEATGLWFTQRFSAGEAKLLLGALVIAALAAWAAVAAVRGLRGVFALFTPEPIDVRGRVLDEADAPGLWRLVRELAGRGDALAPDAVVVGLTGGFFVTESAVRLSPGGRTLTGRTLYLPAPYLGVLDGRELSAVIGHELAHFAGEDTAYSRRFTPIYAGLNRALAALGNVGPGDLLTRPAAYVGHRSLGTFDAAVARWSRAREFEADRRGAQVSGAPPAASALLRVGVLGPVVGETLASAYGEPDAAPDDLVAGVLDAIPAAGFPDPGAHLDDRQAHPTDTHPPDRQRIAALGVPLDAELFARAARPLTVGDRTWPAALVADWTGLCRWLSADFLTGAREHRAAERLYLEETAAAVPVEETLVHENGAPMVWTMGILALLSAGAGAGLLLYPRALGIAHDALAQQILAAVAAAGVALAGIVAAHVHRRGRTPLLVLTPDVLRSPLLDGAVAWQDVADFQVTHGKRLTLTLALAPDAALPRAKHLFSQAGVSRRRRHVSVQSLGARGLKPDAFAALVGRYLAASRARVHLSAAHTGI, from the coding sequence ATGATCATGCCGCTTCATCAGGACCGTCGCGGCAGTCGCCGGCTTCCTCCCGTCGTCTGGCTCGTCGCCTGGGTCGTCGGCGTTCCGGCATTGCTCGGCGGGCTCGCGGCTTGGGAGATCGAGCGCGGGCTGGCGAGCGCCGAGAGCTATACGCGGCGACTAGTTGAGCTGCCGGTCTCCGTCGTCCAACTGCGGCTGCTGGCGGCGATAGATCCCTACGCCTCAGTCCGGTTCGAAGGCGGGCGCACCGCCTACGGGGCGGCGCTGGCCGCCGACAAAGCTCAGGAGGCGCTGGCCGCGGTCACACGCGACCTGCCGCTGGCCCGGGCTCGCGCGTGGGTGCCGTACGCGACGCTCGGCGGCGCGCTGCTCGCACTGCTGGCCGGTCTCGCCGCGCTGGCCGGCGGCGGAGCCGCAGGCCTGTGGGCGCGGCGCTCGCGCGACGCCTTGCTCGCCAGTTTTGGCCTCGTGCGCCGCCTGCTGCCGGTGCTGCTTGGACTGCAGATCGTGGGCTTGAGCCTCGCGGTGCTCGCGGCCGCGCTGTTCGAGGCCACCGGGCTGTGGTTCACGCAGCGGTTCTCGGCTGGCGAAGCCAAGCTACTGCTCGGCGCGCTGGTCATCGCCGCCTTGGCGGCCTGGGCCGCGGTCGCGGCGGTCCGCGGCCTGCGCGGGGTGTTCGCGCTGTTCACTCCCGAGCCCATCGACGTACGCGGCCGCGTTCTCGACGAGGCCGATGCACCGGGTCTGTGGCGCCTCGTGCGCGAGCTCGCCGGGCGCGGGGACGCGCTGGCCCCCGACGCGGTAGTCGTCGGCTTGACCGGTGGCTTCTTCGTCACAGAGTCCGCCGTGCGCCTGAGTCCAGGCGGGCGGACGCTGACTGGGCGCACGCTGTACCTACCGGCCCCCTATCTTGGCGTGCTTGACGGGCGCGAGCTTTCCGCGGTGATCGGGCACGAACTCGCGCACTTCGCGGGCGAAGACACCGCCTATAGTCGGCGCTTCACCCCGATCTATGCCGGCCTAAATCGCGCGCTGGCCGCGCTGGGCAATGTCGGTCCCGGAGACCTGCTTACCCGCCCAGCCGCCTATGTCGGCCATCGCAGCCTCGGCACCTTCGACGCGGCGGTGGCGCGTTGGAGCCGGGCGCGCGAGTTCGAGGCCGACCGGCGCGGTGCCCAGGTCTCTGGAGCACCGCCCGCTGCCTCCGCCCTGCTGCGCGTCGGCGTCCTCGGCCCGGTGGTGGGCGAGACGCTCGCATCCGCCTACGGCGAGCCTGACGCGGCGCCCGACGATCTTGTCGCGGGTGTACTCGACGCAATCCCCGCTGCCGGCTTCCCCGACCCGGGGGCGCACCTCGACGACCGGCAGGCGCACCCCACCGACACCCACCCGCCCGATCGGCAGCGTATCGCGGCGCTCGGCGTTCCGCTCGACGCCGAGCTATTCGCCCGCGCCGCCCGACCGCTGACCGTAGGGGACCGCACCTGGCCGGCCGCCCTGGTCGCGGACTGGACCGGTCTGTGCCGCTGGCTCAGCGCGGACTTCCTCACCGGCGCACGGGAGCACCGGGCTGCCGAGCGGCTATACCTGGAGGAGACCGCGGCGGCAGTGCCAGTCGAGGAGACGCTGGTGCACGAGAATGGTGCGCCGATGGTCTGGACGATGGGCATCCTAGCGCTCCTCTCCGCCGGGGCCGGCGCCGGCCTGCTGCTGTACCCCCGCGCACTCGGCATCGCGCACGATGCGCTGGCCCAGCAGATCCTCGCCGCCGTCGCCGCGGCGGGTGTCGCTTTGGCAGGCATCGTCGCCGCACACGTGCATCGACGCGGCCGGACGCCGCTGCTGGTGCTGACGCCGGACGTGCTGCGCTCGCCGCTGCTCGACGGTGCGGTCGCGTGGCAGGATGTGGCGGACTTCCAGGTCACGCACGGCAAGCGGCTCACCTTGACGCTGGCACTCGCGCCAGACGCCGCGCTGCCGAGGGCCAAGCACCTGTTCTCGCAGGCCGGAGTGAGCCGACGGCGACGTCACGTCAGCGTGCAGTCTCTGGGCGCGCGCGGCCTGAAGCCCGACGCCTTCGCCGCGCTGGTCGGACGCTACCTTGCGGCCTCTCGTGCCCGCGTGCACCTGTCAGCGGCGCATACAGGGATCTGA
- a CDS encoding CDP-diacylglycerol diphosphatase — protein sequence MTTRSLVALVLLAALAIWLALVFVPRLLGSDSTLWRIVHGQCVPHFVRGDGPAPCRAVDLRAGVENGYAVLKDIRGKAQHLLIPTAKIAGIESPELLRPGGANYFAQAWTARSFAEEHLGHPLARWDVSLAVNSQLRRSQGQLHIHIDCVRQDVRDALRRLAPSIGDRWAPLDELLVGRQYRAVRVLGDVLGDTDPFRLLASDDDARSAMGEHSLVVVGADFGDLGPGFVILSGRVTSRIGQASNGEILQDHSCGLNPDPFGAP from the coding sequence ATGACGACGCGATCGCTGGTTGCATTGGTGCTCCTCGCGGCGCTCGCGATCTGGCTGGCCCTCGTCTTCGTGCCGAGGTTGCTCGGATCGGACAGCACGTTGTGGCGCATCGTCCATGGCCAATGCGTCCCGCACTTCGTGCGAGGTGACGGACCCGCCCCGTGCCGTGCCGTCGACCTGCGGGCGGGTGTTGAGAACGGCTATGCCGTCCTCAAGGACATCCGGGGCAAAGCGCAGCACCTCCTGATCCCGACTGCCAAGATCGCGGGCATCGAGAGCCCGGAGCTCCTTCGACCGGGAGGCGCGAACTACTTCGCCCAGGCGTGGACTGCGCGCTCCTTCGCCGAGGAGCACCTTGGGCATCCACTTGCCAGGTGGGACGTAAGCCTCGCCGTCAACTCGCAGCTGCGGCGCTCGCAGGGTCAGCTGCACATCCACATCGACTGCGTTCGTCAGGATGTCCGCGATGCCCTACGTCGACTTGCGCCCTCGATTGGCGACCGCTGGGCCCCGCTGGACGAGTTGCTGGTCGGCCGCCAGTACCGCGCGGTTCGCGTGCTGGGCGACGTCCTAGGCGACACGGATCCCTTCCGGCTGCTGGCGAGCGACGATGATGCGCGCTCGGCCATGGGCGAGCATTCGCTGGTCGTGGTGGGCGCTGACTTCGGAGACCTAGGACCGGGCTTCGTGATCTTGAGCGGCCGCGTGACCAGCCGGATCGGACAGGCGTCGAATGGAGAGATCCTGCAAGACCACAGCTGCGGCCTCAATCCAGATCCATTCGGCGCTCCATAA
- a CDS encoding metal-dependent phosphohydrolase: protein MFDLTKMLANALGEHLALTYRQTFGSREPRYAEVIEASARLTIERIVGSDALYHDSGHTALVTLVAQDILRGRFLQQGVTPEDWLHMILAALYHDIGYVRGVCSGDRAHAFVIDAQGTTINLPRGASDAALTPYHVERSKLAVRERFGTHEFADAGRVIRAIELTRFPVPEDGEHHETGTEAGLMRAADLIGQLGDPLYPRKLNALFHEFAEVGLDVQLDYDCPADLAERYPAFFWSKVEPVIGDAVRFLDLTVEGRGWVANLYAHIFAIEHDRRRIGPHPG, encoded by the coding sequence ATGTTCGATTTGACGAAGATGCTCGCCAACGCGCTCGGTGAACACCTCGCTCTCACCTACCGACAGACCTTTGGCAGTCGGGAGCCACGCTACGCCGAGGTGATCGAGGCCTCGGCACGCCTGACGATCGAGCGGATCGTCGGCAGCGACGCGCTCTATCACGACAGCGGCCATACGGCGCTTGTCACTCTCGTCGCCCAGGACATCCTGCGCGGCCGCTTCCTGCAGCAGGGTGTGACGCCGGAGGATTGGCTGCACATGATCCTGGCGGCCCTCTACCACGACATCGGCTACGTGCGCGGTGTCTGCTCGGGCGATCGGGCACATGCCTTCGTCATCGACGCGCAAGGCACCACGATCAACCTGCCCCGCGGGGCCTCCGACGCAGCGCTGACGCCCTACCACGTCGAACGTTCGAAACTTGCGGTGCGGGAGCGCTTCGGCACACACGAATTCGCCGATGCGGGAAGGGTCATCCGGGCGATCGAGCTGACCCGCTTTCCTGTTCCGGAGGATGGTGAACACCACGAAACCGGCACGGAAGCCGGCCTGATGCGGGCGGCGGATCTGATCGGGCAGCTCGGCGACCCACTCTACCCGCGCAAGTTGAACGCGCTGTTCCACGAGTTTGCCGAGGTCGGCCTCGATGTGCAGCTCGACTATGACTGCCCGGCCGACCTCGCGGAGCGATACCCGGCCTTCTTCTGGTCGAAGGTCGAGCCGGTGATCGGCGACGCGGTCCGGTTCCTCGATCTGACGGTCGAGGGGCGGGGCTGGGTCGCCAACCTCTACGCACACATCTTCGCCATCGAACACGACCGGCGGCGCATCGGGCCCCATCCCGGTTGA
- a CDS encoding DUF4170 domain-containing protein, translated as MTATIESDQRLHLVFGGELKDLDQVTFRDVKNLDIVGIFPDYATAQAAWKAKAQATVDSAQTRYFVVHLHRLLEPTAR; from the coding sequence ATGACAGCCACGATCGAGAGTGACCAGAGGCTGCACCTCGTGTTCGGGGGCGAACTGAAGGATCTCGACCAAGTCACCTTCCGCGACGTGAAGAACCTCGACATCGTTGGCATCTTCCCGGACTATGCCACGGCGCAGGCCGCCTGGAAGGCGAAGGCACAGGCTACCGTGGACAGCGCCCAGACGCGCTATTTCGTCGTCCACCTGCACCGGCTGCTCGAGCCGACGGCACGTTGA